In Physeter macrocephalus isolate SW-GA chromosome 2, ASM283717v5, whole genome shotgun sequence, a single window of DNA contains:
- the LOC102979261 gene encoding olfactory receptor 2G2-like yields MGIVKSTNESNITDFILLGFSDYPQLQKVLFVVILILYLLTILGNTTIILISRLEHKLHTPMYFFLSHFSFLDLCFTSSVIPQLLVKLWDPMKTITYGGCVVQLYVSLALGSTECVLLAVMSYDRYVAICRPLHYTLLMHPHFCMALTSLAWLSGVTTTLVQSTLTLQLPFCGHHQVDHFISEVPVLTKLACVDTTFNEAELYVVSILFLIVPVSFILVSYGYIARAVLKVKSATGRKKVFGTCSSHVTVVIIFYGTIMFMYLQSAKSTYKDQGKFVSLFYTGVTPMLNPLIYTLRNKEVKGTLRKVLGKILVVKFT; encoded by the coding sequence ATGGGGATTGTGAAGAGTACAAATGAGAGCAACATAACAGATTTTATCCTGTTGGGGTTTTCTGATTATCCTCAGTTACAGAAGGTTCTATTTGTGGTCATCTTGATCTTGTATTTACTAACCATTTTGGGGAACACCACCATCATTCTGATATCTCGTCTGGAACACAAGCTTCATACACcaatgtatttcttcctttctcatttctccttcctgGACCTCTGCTTTACCAGCAGTGTTATTCCACAGCTCCTAGTAAAGTTGTGGGATCCCATGAAAACCATCACCTATGGTGGCTGTGTGGTTCAGCTCTACGTCTCTCTTGCCCTTGGATCTACTGAGTGTGTCCTCCTGGCTGTGATGTCCTATGATCGTTATGTGGCCATCTGCCGTCCCCTCCACTACACTCTCTTAATGCATCCCCATTTCTGCATGGCCCTGACATCTTTGGCATGGCTTAGTGGGGTGACCACCACCCTGGTACAGTCCACTCTTACCCTACAGCTACCGTTCTGTGGGCATCACCAAGTGGATCATTTTATCAGTGAGGTCCCTGTACTTACCAAGTTGGCTTGTGTGGACACAACTTTCAATGAGGCTGAGCTCTATGTGGTTAGTATCCTCTTCCTTATAGTGCCTGTCTCCTTCATCCTGGTCTCCTATGGTTACATTGCCCGAGCAGTTTTGAAGGTCAAATCAGCTACTGGAAGAAAGAAAGTGTTTGGGACCTGTTCCTCCCATGTGACGGTTGTCATCATTTTCTATGGAACCATCATGTTCATGTATCTGCAGTCAGCCAAGAGTACATACAAGGATCAGGGAAAGTTTGTCTCCCTCTTCTACACTGGGGTGACCCCCATGCTCAATCCTCTTATCTATACTCTGAGGAACAAAGAGGTTAAGGGGACACTAAGGAAAGTTCTAGGGAAGATTCTGGTAGTAAAGTTTACATGA